The Dysidea avara chromosome 13, odDysAvar1.4, whole genome shotgun sequence genome includes a region encoding these proteins:
- the LOC136242818 gene encoding protein FAM91A1-like isoform X4 yields the protein MCGFITMLKTGMLRGHMIKLNITRLKKTPTMLPNKISNEVKAQKEEIDEFRHDLKELGIGGMDSEPNTPTDVPDSTQKQEIKSRIVSSSSELDTRPQLDWVPLKMSIGIPLFSGDIYKTVCKKILDYRLFNEDSLEKQIHASRLLALDVMNFIAEYNVPNSEADTVDSHQLVPLPARNLQFDGKTLKKL from the exons ATGTGTGGCTTCATCACTATGTTGAAGACAGGGATGCTGAGGGGTCACATGATTAAATTGAACATCACAAGATTAAAGAAGACACCAACAATGTTACCAAACAAGATATCCAATGAGGTGAAAGCACAAAAGGAAGAGATTGACGAGTTCCGTCATGATCTAAAAGAGTTGGGGATCGGTGGGATGGATTCTGAACCCAACACTCCAACAGATGTCCCTGATTCAACACAGAAACAAGAGATTAAGAGCAGAATAGTTAGCTCATCTAGTGAACTTGATACCAGACCACAACTAGACTGGGTACCATTAAAGATGAGCATTGGTATTCCATTGTTTAGTGGAGATATCTACAAAACAGTTTGTAAAAAG ATTTTGGATTACCGGCTGTTCAATGAAGACAG TTTGGAGAAGCAGATACATGCTAGTAGGTTACTAGCCTTAGATGTGATGAACTTCATTGCTGAGTACAATGT ACCCAACTCTGAAGCTGATACAGTAGACAGTCATCAGTTAGTACCATTGCCAGCAAGAAATCTCCAGTTTGATGGGAAAACACTAAAAAAACTTTGA
- the LOC136242818 gene encoding protein FAM91A1-like isoform X6, with the protein MCGFITMLKTGMLRGHMIKLNITRLKKTPTMLPNKISNEVKAQKEEIDEFRHDLKELGIGGMDSEPNTPTDVPDSTQKQEIKSRIVSSSSELDTRPQLDWVPLKMSIGIPLFSGDIYKTVCKKILDYRLFNEDSLEKQIHASRLLALDVMNFIAEYNCPCTAEGPREVL; encoded by the exons ATGTGTGGCTTCATCACTATGTTGAAGACAGGGATGCTGAGGGGTCACATGATTAAATTGAACATCACAAGATTAAAGAAGACACCAACAATGTTACCAAACAAGATATCCAATGAGGTGAAAGCACAAAAGGAAGAGATTGACGAGTTCCGTCATGATCTAAAAGAGTTGGGGATCGGTGGGATGGATTCTGAACCCAACACTCCAACAGATGTCCCTGATTCAACACAGAAACAAGAGATTAAGAGCAGAATAGTTAGCTCATCTAGTGAACTTGATACCAGACCACAACTAGACTGGGTACCATTAAAGATGAGCATTGGTATTCCATTGTTTAGTGGAGATATCTACAAAACAGTTTGTAAAAAG ATTTTGGATTACCGGCTGTTCAATGAAGACAG TTTGGAGAAGCAGATACATGCTAGTAGGTTACTAGCCTTAGATGTGATGAACTTCATTGCTGAGTACAAT TGTCCTTGCACTGCAGAGGGCCCAAGAGAGGTTCTATGA
- the LOC136242818 gene encoding protein FAM91A1-like isoform X7: protein MCGFITMLKTGMLRGHMIKLNITRLKKTPTMLPNKISNEVKAQKEEIDEFRHDLKELGIGGMDSEPNTPTDVPDSTQKQEIKSRIVSSSSELDTRPQLDWVPLKMSIGIPLFSGDIYKTVCKKILDYRLFNEDSLEKQIHASRLLALDVMNFIAEYNVRTTKEVK from the exons ATGTGTGGCTTCATCACTATGTTGAAGACAGGGATGCTGAGGGGTCACATGATTAAATTGAACATCACAAGATTAAAGAAGACACCAACAATGTTACCAAACAAGATATCCAATGAGGTGAAAGCACAAAAGGAAGAGATTGACGAGTTCCGTCATGATCTAAAAGAGTTGGGGATCGGTGGGATGGATTCTGAACCCAACACTCCAACAGATGTCCCTGATTCAACACAGAAACAAGAGATTAAGAGCAGAATAGTTAGCTCATCTAGTGAACTTGATACCAGACCACAACTAGACTGGGTACCATTAAAGATGAGCATTGGTATTCCATTGTTTAGTGGAGATATCTACAAAACAGTTTGTAAAAAG ATTTTGGATTACCGGCTGTTCAATGAAGACAG TTTGGAGAAGCAGATACATGCTAGTAGGTTACTAGCCTTAGATGTGATGAACTTCATTGCTGAGTACAAT